Proteins encoded in a region of the Pseudomonas putida genome:
- a CDS encoding pseudoazurin: MLFRPVALLLASALLAPAVLAEVHEVKMLNRGSDGAMVYEPDHLHIAPGDSVRFLPTQSGHNAASVAGLLPAGAEPFKSKLNQVFEQTFSVPGVYGIQCIPHLAMGMVMVIQVGDAPAAALPANLPARAKARFAAQLQKLEAGQ; this comes from the coding sequence ATGCTGTTTCGCCCTGTCGCCCTGCTGCTTGCCAGCGCCCTGCTTGCCCCGGCCGTGCTGGCCGAAGTGCATGAAGTAAAAATGCTCAACCGCGGCAGCGACGGCGCCATGGTCTACGAACCGGACCACTTGCACATTGCCCCCGGCGACAGCGTGCGCTTTCTGCCCACCCAAAGCGGGCACAATGCCGCCAGCGTGGCGGGCCTGCTGCCCGCCGGTGCCGAGCCGTTCAAGAGCAAACTGAACCAGGTGTTCGAGCAAACCTTCAGCGTGCCTGGTGTGTACGGTATTCAGTGCATTCCCCACCTGGCCATGGGCATGGTGATGGTGATCCAGGTAGGTGATGCGCCCGCAGCGGCGTTGCCGGCGAACTTGCCGGCACGGGCCAAAGCCCGCTTCGCCGCACAACTGCAAAAGCTCGAGGCCGGGCAATGA
- a CDS encoding ABC transporter ATP-binding protein → MTLLAAVQVHPLSCQGLGLQLAGNAVLSGIDLGVVAGETLGIVGPNGSGKSSLLKLLAGLRKPTCGNVQLMGEPLAQMPRRHVAQALALVEQQADTLDAISVFDAVALGRTPWLSALAPFSRQDRDIVEQALADLDALHLRTRLWGSLSGGERQRVHIARALAQRPQVLLLDEPTNHLDIQHQLSLLQQVQALPVTTLVALHDLNQALTCDRVAVLDKGRLVALGKPLDVLTPERLLSTFGVHAHYLTDPYDGARILRFRAP, encoded by the coding sequence ATGACCCTCCTGGCTGCTGTACAAGTGCACCCACTGAGTTGCCAGGGGCTGGGGCTGCAACTGGCCGGCAATGCCGTACTCAGCGGTATCGACCTTGGCGTTGTCGCTGGTGAAACCCTGGGTATCGTCGGCCCCAACGGCTCGGGCAAATCCTCGCTACTGAAGTTGCTGGCAGGGCTGCGCAAACCCACCTGCGGCAACGTACAGCTGATGGGCGAACCGCTGGCGCAGATGCCTCGCCGCCATGTAGCCCAGGCCTTGGCGTTGGTCGAACAACAGGCCGACACCCTCGATGCGATCAGCGTGTTCGACGCGGTTGCCTTGGGCCGCACGCCCTGGCTCTCGGCCCTGGCGCCGTTCTCCCGGCAGGACCGCGACATCGTCGAGCAAGCGTTGGCCGACCTTGATGCCTTGCACCTGCGTACGCGCCTGTGGGGCTCGCTGTCCGGTGGCGAGCGCCAGCGTGTGCACATCGCCCGCGCCTTGGCCCAACGCCCGCAGGTACTGCTGCTGGACGAACCGACCAACCACCTGGACATCCAGCATCAGCTAAGCCTGCTGCAGCAAGTGCAGGCCCTGCCGGTAACCACCCTGGTGGCTTTGCACGACCTCAACCAGGCGCTCACCTGTGACCGTGTGGCGGTACTCGACAAGGGCCGCCTGGTCGCCCTTGGCAAACCACTCGACGTACTCACCCCCGAGCGCCTGCTGAGTACCTTCGGCGTCCACGCCCACTACCTTACCGACCCTTACGACGGCGCGCGCATTCTGCGCTTTCGCGCCCCCTGA
- a CDS encoding GNAT family N-acetyltransferase, which translates to MPNWTLQPVARDAIAEVLAFVDSARRELFPMLANAPLPRDLAHFAETYLDGAGCFLEARDAGRLVAVIGYLPYDHRFTQFDYHAVRVVEVVRLFVLPGYRRHGLAAALFCALRERAMLAGIDLLYLHTHPFLPGAIAFWERQGFAVVDVEKDPVWQTTHMQLRLR; encoded by the coding sequence ATGCCGAACTGGACCCTGCAACCCGTGGCGCGAGACGCCATTGCCGAAGTGCTGGCGTTTGTCGACAGCGCCCGCCGCGAGCTGTTTCCGATGCTCGCCAACGCGCCATTGCCGCGTGACCTGGCGCATTTTGCTGAAACGTACCTGGACGGCGCGGGCTGTTTCCTGGAAGCCCGTGATGCTGGGCGGCTGGTCGCGGTGATCGGTTACCTGCCCTATGATCATCGCTTTACCCAGTTTGATTACCACGCAGTACGGGTCGTCGAGGTGGTGCGCCTGTTCGTGTTGCCGGGGTACCGCAGGCATGGTCTGGCTGCGGCCCTGTTCTGCGCATTGCGCGAGCGGGCGATGCTGGCGGGTATCGACCTCCTGTACCTGCATACTCATCCGTTTCTGCCGGGTGCGATTGCATTCTGGGAGCGACAAGGGTTTGCGGTGGTTGATGTGGAGAAGGACCCGGTCTGGCAAACCACACACATGCAATTGCGATTACGCTGA
- a CDS encoding TonB-dependent receptor, whose translation MLRNTSLLLIMGTCSVAWADSAPVELGATTIDGERDAASGVQLDEPIRTGSRLGLTARETPASVSVSDRRLIEERGAKDSQDVINAMTGVNASANPGFGGFVAYRGFTQNQVTQLYNGINLGYSSATRPVDAWVLDRVELIGGPSSFLHGAGAVGGSINYITKLASRDQQIIDGRIRYGSFDDSEVAFGINQALASNPADARHFMRLDFSRGHGNGYVDRNERHTDSLAFSLLSDLTPNLTHTLALEYQEDREDSPYWGSPILPGRSTMKIDNSRRFENYNVGDGRYEQRVRWLRSILDYQISDSTSVQNTLYHYNAQRDYRNLERYTYTRDGKVQRSSPYLQRHDQNLLGDRIELRHDNQLFGLASQWSLGLEYSRMRQTLYPTSSSWSDVVDAEHFDPGSFDDIPGVNAGLTKQRRHEVINRAVFAENRLQLTERLALLTALRYDYLDMDVTNYGAVTPTSPAYFERRWEPLSGRIGLTYALTPSASVYVQYSSSADLPAGSLAAATYSNVGLFDLSKGEQWEVGSKFDFLDGRGAATLALYQIVRKDFAVRDSNDANLTVQAGQQTSRGIELSGRLQVTPKLLAEANYAYVDAQYDEFNEAVNGVSVSRKGNAPTNVPANVANLWLTYSLSSAWSVGADGRYVGSVYADNANSLKAPAYTLFGAFARYRLDEHTTLTGRVRNLTDEVYAKQAYNSQYYMGPPRTFELALDMRF comes from the coding sequence ATGCTTCGCAATACCTCCCTGCTGCTCATCATGGGCACCTGCAGCGTTGCCTGGGCCGACAGCGCCCCTGTCGAACTTGGCGCCACCACCATCGACGGCGAACGCGACGCCGCCAGCGGCGTGCAACTGGACGAGCCGATCCGCACCGGCTCGCGCCTGGGCCTCACCGCGCGAGAAACGCCCGCCTCGGTCAGCGTCTCGGACCGCCGCCTGATCGAAGAACGCGGCGCCAAGGACAGCCAGGACGTGATCAACGCCATGACCGGTGTAAACGCTTCGGCCAACCCTGGCTTTGGCGGCTTCGTCGCCTACCGCGGCTTCACCCAGAACCAGGTCACCCAGTTGTACAACGGCATCAACCTGGGCTACAGCAGCGCCACTCGCCCGGTGGATGCCTGGGTGCTCGACCGCGTCGAGCTGATTGGCGGGCCGTCTTCGTTCCTGCATGGCGCGGGGGCGGTGGGCGGCTCGATCAACTACATCACCAAGCTCGCCAGCCGCGACCAGCAGATCATTGACGGGCGTATTCGCTACGGTAGCTTCGACGACAGCGAAGTGGCCTTCGGCATCAACCAGGCGCTGGCCAGCAACCCCGCCGATGCCCGGCATTTCATGCGCCTGGACTTCAGCCGCGGGCATGGCAACGGTTATGTCGACCGCAACGAACGGCACACCGACAGCCTGGCCTTTTCGCTGCTCAGCGACCTGACGCCCAACCTCACCCACACCTTGGCGCTGGAATACCAGGAAGACCGCGAAGACAGCCCGTACTGGGGCTCGCCGATTTTGCCGGGGCGCAGCACGATGAAAATCGACAACAGCCGCCGCTTCGAAAACTACAACGTTGGCGATGGCCGCTATGAGCAGCGGGTGCGCTGGCTGCGTTCGATCCTCGACTACCAGATCAGCGACAGCACCAGCGTGCAGAACACGCTGTACCACTACAACGCCCAGCGCGATTACCGCAACCTCGAACGTTACACCTACACCCGCGATGGCAAGGTGCAGCGCAGCAGCCCCTACTTGCAGCGCCACGACCAGAACCTGTTGGGCGACCGCATCGAGCTGCGCCATGACAACCAGCTGTTCGGCCTGGCCAGCCAGTGGTCGCTGGGGCTGGAGTACTCGCGCATGCGCCAGACCCTCTACCCCACCTCCAGCAGCTGGAGTGACGTGGTCGATGCCGAGCACTTCGACCCCGGCAGCTTCGATGACATCCCTGGTGTGAATGCCGGCCTGACCAAGCAACGCCGCCACGAGGTCATCAACCGCGCGGTTTTCGCCGAAAACCGCTTGCAGCTGACTGAGCGCCTGGCCCTGCTGACCGCCCTGCGTTACGACTACCTGGACATGGACGTCACCAACTACGGCGCAGTGACGCCAACTTCGCCGGCCTACTTCGAGCGGCGCTGGGAGCCGCTGTCCGGGCGCATCGGCCTGACCTATGCGCTGACGCCTTCGGCCAGCGTGTACGTACAGTACAGCTCTTCCGCCGACTTGCCGGCCGGCTCGCTGGCAGCGGCGACCTACTCCAATGTCGGCCTTTTCGACTTGTCCAAGGGCGAGCAATGGGAAGTGGGCAGCAAGTTCGACTTCCTCGATGGGCGCGGTGCCGCGACGCTGGCGCTGTACCAGATCGTGCGCAAGGACTTTGCCGTCCGCGACTCCAACGACGCCAACCTCACGGTCCAGGCCGGGCAGCAGACCTCACGCGGTATCGAGCTGTCCGGGCGGTTGCAGGTGACACCGAAACTGCTGGCCGAGGCCAACTATGCCTATGTCGATGCACAGTACGATGAGTTCAACGAGGCGGTGAACGGCGTATCGGTGTCGCGCAAAGGCAATGCACCGACCAACGTGCCGGCCAATGTCGCCAACCTGTGGCTGACCTACAGCCTGTCGTCGGCGTGGTCGGTGGGCGCGGACGGGCGCTATGTGGGCTCGGTGTATGCCGACAATGCCAACAGCCTCAAGGCGCCGGCCTACACCCTGTTTGGCGCGTTCGCCCGCTACCGGCTGGATGAGCACACTACGCTGACCGGGCGGGTGCGCAACCTGACCGACGAGGTGTATGCCAAGCAGGCCTACAACAGCCAGTACTACATGGGGCCGCCGCGCACCTTCGAACTGGCACTGGACATGCGCTTCTGA
- a CDS encoding DUF2946 family protein, whose protein sequence is MKTTRHTRTLTAWALYASVLFSLLLCGLHHGQMGGLRLAGLEGGFCSVNSEHGVAIDLDGAGGDQHMAQLDCPVCSSFGLAVPLSSGGWSFTPAQAVATSPIVVRSWAQPPPRYQRPALNPRASPAVFPAASLHFA, encoded by the coding sequence ATGAAAACCACCCGGCACACTCGCACGCTGACTGCCTGGGCGCTCTATGCCAGCGTCCTGTTCAGCCTGTTGCTGTGCGGTTTGCACCATGGGCAGATGGGCGGCCTGCGCCTGGCCGGCCTGGAAGGTGGTTTCTGCTCCGTCAACAGCGAGCATGGCGTGGCCATCGACCTGGACGGCGCCGGCGGCGACCAGCACATGGCTCAGCTCGACTGCCCGGTGTGCTCATCGTTCGGCCTGGCGGTACCGCTCAGCAGTGGTGGCTGGTCATTCACCCCGGCGCAAGCCGTGGCCACCTCGCCCATCGTGGTGCGCAGCTGGGCACAACCGCCACCGCGCTATCAACGCCCCGCCCTCAACCCCCGCGCCTCCCCTGCCGTCTTCCCCGCAGCCTCACTTCATTTCGCCTGA
- a CDS encoding ParA family protein — MRRVVFNQKGGVGKSSIACNLAAASAAEGYRTLLVDLDPQANATYYLTGLVNDAIPAGIADFFRQTLSPVTAAGKKHRVAITETRYSNLHLVTASPDLSDLQSKLESKFKINKLRKLLVELGEDYERIYIDTPPALNFYTFSALVAAERLLIPFDCDSFSRQALHCVMAEVEELRQDHNPALQVEGVVVNQFAGRTALHQTLVEQLRNEGLPVLPVYLSSSIKMRESHQASVPLVHLAPRHKLAMEFVDLLDALERAA, encoded by the coding sequence ATGCGTCGTGTGGTTTTCAATCAGAAAGGTGGCGTGGGCAAATCCAGCATTGCCTGCAACCTCGCCGCAGCCAGTGCCGCCGAGGGCTATCGGACCCTGCTGGTCGACCTCGACCCGCAGGCCAATGCCACTTACTACCTGACCGGCTTGGTCAATGACGCCATACCTGCCGGCATCGCCGATTTCTTCCGCCAAACCTTGTCGCCGGTTACCGCCGCTGGCAAGAAGCACCGCGTGGCGATCACCGAAACCCGCTACAGCAACCTGCACCTGGTCACCGCCAGCCCTGACCTCAGCGATCTGCAGAGCAAGCTGGAGAGCAAGTTCAAGATCAACAAGCTGCGCAAACTGCTGGTGGAACTGGGCGAGGACTACGAGCGGATCTACATCGACACCCCGCCGGCGCTGAATTTCTACACCTTCAGCGCGCTGGTGGCGGCCGAGCGCTTGTTGATCCCGTTCGACTGCGACAGCTTTTCGCGCCAGGCCCTGCACTGCGTCATGGCCGAGGTCGAGGAGCTGCGCCAAGACCACAACCCGGCACTGCAGGTGGAAGGTGTAGTGGTGAACCAGTTCGCCGGGCGCACCGCGCTGCACCAGACCCTGGTCGAGCAGTTGCGCAACGAAGGCCTGCCGGTGCTGCCGGTGTACTTGAGCAGCTCGATCAAGATGCGGGAGTCGCACCAGGCGTCGGTGCCGTTGGTACATCTGGCGCCACGGCACAAGCTGGCGATGGAGTTTGTCGACTTACTGGATGCGCTGGAGCGAGCGGCCTGA
- a CDS encoding MFS transporter, whose protein sequence is MSAPHEVSPATLRRVIAASAIGNFVEWFDFAVYGFLATLIASQFFASEDPSVALLKTFAVFAVAFALRPLGGIVFGALGDRLGRKRILSLTILLMAGSTTLIGLLPTYASIGLAAPVLLTLARCLQGFSAGGEYAGACAYLMEHAPNDRRAFYGSFVPVSTFSAFACAAVIAYGLEASLSAEAMNAWGWRVPFLIAAPLGLVGLYLRWRMEETPAFREAVAQGKEHEHSPLKYTLRHHGRVIRNLGAFISLTALSFYMFTTYFATYLQLVGNLTRAQSLLVTTVALLFAAVGCPLAGAFSDRVGRRKTIGFTCLWVMLCVFPAYWLASSGSMSGALLGVILLAVGALCSGVVTAALLSESFPTRTRYTASAITYNVAYTLFGGTAPLVATWLIGQTGSSLAPAFYLVVIALVALVGGLALPETSRISLHDEGGVDGVQSGVRSTV, encoded by the coding sequence ATGTCCGCACCTCACGAGGTATCCCCCGCCACCCTGCGCAGGGTGATCGCCGCCTCGGCCATCGGCAATTTCGTCGAATGGTTCGACTTCGCCGTGTATGGCTTTCTTGCCACGCTGATCGCCAGCCAGTTCTTTGCCAGCGAAGACCCCAGCGTGGCGTTGCTCAAAACGTTCGCGGTGTTTGCCGTGGCCTTTGCCCTTCGCCCGCTGGGCGGGATCGTGTTCGGCGCGCTGGGCGACCGCCTGGGGCGCAAGCGCATCCTGTCGCTGACAATCCTCTTGATGGCCGGCTCCACCACCCTGATCGGCCTGCTGCCGACCTACGCCAGCATTGGCCTGGCAGCCCCCGTGCTGCTCACCCTGGCGCGCTGCCTGCAGGGCTTTTCTGCCGGTGGCGAGTACGCGGGGGCCTGTGCCTACTTGATGGAGCACGCACCTAACGACAGGCGTGCGTTTTACGGCAGTTTCGTGCCGGTCTCGACCTTTTCCGCCTTCGCCTGCGCCGCAGTGATCGCCTATGGGCTGGAAGCCAGCCTGTCGGCCGAGGCAATGAATGCCTGGGGCTGGCGCGTTCCATTCCTGATTGCCGCGCCGCTGGGGCTGGTCGGTCTGTACCTGCGCTGGCGCATGGAAGAAACCCCGGCATTCCGCGAAGCCGTCGCCCAAGGCAAGGAACATGAGCATTCGCCGCTCAAATACACCCTGCGTCACCATGGCCGGGTCATTCGCAACCTGGGGGCGTTCATCTCGCTGACCGCCCTGTCGTTCTACATGTTCACCACCTACTTCGCCACGTACCTGCAACTGGTAGGCAACCTGACCCGCGCACAGTCGCTACTGGTGACCACCGTGGCCCTGCTGTTCGCCGCCGTCGGCTGCCCGCTGGCCGGCGCGTTCTCGGACCGAGTGGGGCGGCGCAAGACCATCGGCTTTACTTGCCTGTGGGTGATGCTGTGCGTGTTCCCGGCATACTGGCTGGCCAGCTCTGGCTCGATGTCGGGTGCACTGCTGGGGGTGATTCTGTTGGCGGTGGGCGCGTTGTGCAGTGGCGTGGTCACTGCGGCGTTGCTGTCCGAAAGCTTCCCAACCCGCACCCGCTACACCGCTTCGGCGATTACCTACAACGTGGCCTATACGCTGTTTGGCGGCACCGCGCCGTTGGTGGCGACCTGGCTGATCGGGCAGACCGGCAGCAGCCTGGCACCGGCGTTTTACCTGGTGGTGATTGCGCTGGTGGCGCTGGTGGGCGGGTTGGCGTTGCCGGAGACTTCGCGGATTTCGTTGCATGATGAGGGGGGGGTAGACGGCGTGCAGTCTGGAGTTCGTAGTACTGTCTGA